A part of Ammospiza caudacuta isolate bAmmCau1 chromosome 5, bAmmCau1.pri, whole genome shotgun sequence genomic DNA contains:
- the LOC131558289 gene encoding histone H1.10-like translates to MTLAKNDRPGTAAKKPKKAASGSKARKPAGPSVTELITKAVSASKERKGLSLAALKKALAAGGYDVEKNNSRIKLGLKSLVSKGTLVQTKGTGASGSFRLSKKPGEVKEKAPKKRAAAAKPKKPGAKKPASAAKKAVTAKNGPKKVKPAAMKAAKSPKKETKAAKPKKAAAAAKSPAKAKAVKPKAAKAKKQHTRRIKPHVEICVLSI, encoded by the coding sequence ACCGCCCCGGGACCGCCGCCAAGAAGCCGAAGAAGGCGGCGAGCGGCTCCAAGGCCCGCAAGCCCGCGGGGCCCAGCGTCACCGAGCTGATCACCAAGGCCGTGTCCGCCTCCAAGGAGCGCAAGGGGCTCTCGCTCGCCGCGCTCAAGAAGGCGCTGGCCGCCGGCGGCTACGATGTGGAGAAGAACAACAGCCGCATCAAGCTGGGGCTCAAGAGCCTCGTCAGCAAGGGCACCCTGGTGCAGACCAAGGGCACCGGCGCCTCCGGCTCCTTCCGCCTCAGCAAGAAACCCGGGGAAGTGAAGGAGAAAGCCCCCAAGAAGAGAGCAGCTGCGGCCAAGCCCAAGAAGCCGGGGGCCAAGAAGCCCGCCAGCGCCGCCAAGAAGGCGGTGACAGCAAAGAACGGCCCCAAGAAAGTTAAGCCTGCAGCCATGAAAGCAGCGAAGAGCCCCAAGAAGGAGACAAAGGCTGCCAAGCCCAAAAAAGCGGCGGCAGCAGCCAAGAGCCCGGCTAAGGCGAAAGCGGTGAAGCCCAAAGCAGCCAAGGCAAAAAAGCAGCACACAAGAAGAATTAAGCCCCACGTGGAAATATGCGTGCTTAGCATTTAA
- the LOC131557412 gene encoding histone H2A-IV yields MSGRGKQGGKARAKAKSRSSRAGLQFPVGRVHRLLRKGNYAERVGAGAPVYLAAVLEYLTAEILELAGNAARDNKKTRIIPRHLQLAIRNDEELNKLLGKVTIAQGGVLPNIQAVLLPKKTDSHKAKAK; encoded by the coding sequence ATGTCGGGTCGCGGGAAGCAGGGCGGCAAGGCGCGGGCCAAGGCCAAGTCGCGCTCGTCGCGGGCCGGGCTGCAGTTCCCCGTGGGCCGCGTGCACCGGCTGCTGCGCAAGGGCAACTACGCGGAGCGCGTGGGCGCGGGCGCGCCGGTGTACCTGGCGGCCGTGCTGGAGTACCTGACGGCCGAGATCCTGGAGCTGGCGGGCAACGCGGCCCGCGACAACAAGAAGACGCGCATCATCCCCCGCCACCTGCAGCTCGCCATCCGCAACGACGAGGAGCTCAACAAGCTGCTGGGCAAGGTGACGATCGCGCAGGGCGGCGTGCTGCCCAACATCCAGGCCGTGCTGCTGCCCAAGAAGACCGACAGCCACAAGGCGAAAGCCAAGTGA
- the LOC131557711 gene encoding histone H2B 5 — MPEPAKSAPAPKKGSKKAVTKTQKKGDKKRRKSRKESYSIYVYKVLKQVHPDTGISSKAMGIMNSFVNDIFERIAGEASRLAHYNKRSTITSREIQTAVRLLLPGELAKHAVSEGTKAVTKYTSSK; from the coding sequence ATGCCCGAGCCGGCCAAGTCCGCCCCCGCGCCCAAGAAGGGCTCCAAGAAAGCCGTCACCAAGACACAGAAAAAAGGTGACAAGAAACGGCGCAAGAGCCGCAAGGAGAGCTACTCCATCTACGTGTACAAGGTGCTGAAGCAGGTGCACCCCGACACGGGCATCTCGTCCAAGGCCATGGGCATCATGAACTCCTTCGTCAACGACATCTTCGAGCGCATCGCGGGCGAGGCCTCGCGCCTGGCGCACTACAACAAGCGCTCCACCATCACCTCGCGGGAGATCCAGACGGCCGTGCGCCTGCTGCTGCCCGGCGAGCTGGCCAAGCACGCCGTGTCCGAGGGCACCAAGGCCGTCACCAAGTACACCAGCTCCAAGTAA
- the LOC131557705 gene encoding histone H3 translates to MARTKQTARKSTGGKAPRKQLATKAARKSAPATGGVKKPHRYRPGTVALREIRRYQKSTELLIRKLPFQRLVREIAQDFKTDLRFQSSAVMALQEASEAYLVGLFEDTNLCAIHAKRVTIMPKDIQLARRIRGERA, encoded by the coding sequence ATGGCGCGCACGAAGCAGACGGCGCGGAAGTCGACGGGCGGCAAGGCGCCCCGCAAGCAGCTGGCCACCAAGGCTGCCCGCAAGAGCGCGCCGGCCACGGGCGGCGTCAAGAAGCCGCACCGCTACCGGCCCGGCACGGTGGCGCTGCGCGAGATCCGGCGCTACCAGAAGTCCACGGAGCTGCTGATCCGCAAGCTGCCCTTCCAGCGCCTGGTGCGCGAGATCGCGCAGGACTTCAAGACCGACCTGCGCTTCCAGAGCTCGGCCGTCATGGCGCTGCAGGAGGCCAGCGAGGCCTACCTGGTGGGGCTCTTCGAGGACACCAACCTGTGCGCCATCCACGCCAAGCGCGTCACCATCATGCCCAAGGACATCCAGCTGGCCCGCCGCATCCGCGGAGAGCGCGCCTGA